In Esox lucius isolate fEsoLuc1 chromosome 3, fEsoLuc1.pri, whole genome shotgun sequence, the sequence CATACAAAAGATCCAAAATGTAGATCCCTaaagtaatttgttttaaacttgttttaatgttttagaaGAAACCGTAGTCTTCTAATTTCTGTGTACCCTCCTTAAGAACTTATAATTTTCATTAAAGCTGATGAAGttgatgtttgtgtatttattcaCATTCCTTTGAGATCATATGGAAGCATCCGTTCTTGCTTGGGTCATCATAAAACataaggaaaggaaaaaacactgacacatttttagACCTGAACAGTTtcagaaatataaaacaataaaaacatgtgtgcgtatgcgtgcgtgtgtgtgtgtaaaaaatatttacaaaaatgttggcCAACATTATGTGTCAGCTATTTACAGAGTTAAATGTGAGACTTTTTATTCTCTATACTACTTTACTACTTTTCTtatgacaaagataaatcaacaATGTATACTTTACTATGGAATACTACTCATACTCGCTTTGTGCTCATGTAATTTACCATAATTAGTAGCCAGAtcaattaacattttagttCTTTGATCATTCAGaattaatacaattttattttcagcTTGGAACTGTGCACTCTGGGTGTACGTGTGTGCACATAAGAAAATGTTTATGTGGATGCCATaaatatgtgtttttgtctgtatttTAGTTTGAAATCAATTGTGCTCCCAAAAAAGTCCTCAACAACCTTTTTCGGCTCACAACTGATGTCCAATAAAAACCGAATCCAAACCCTAACAATAACCTTAATGTCACCCTgctcctgctctccctccaaCAGGCAACAACGAGGTCCCTTCCGAGGAGGCCCTGGTGTTGCACCTGCGACTGGCCAAGGGCCAGGAGAAACTGGTGGAGGCCCTGAGGAGTCAGCAGGACGAGATCCGAGAGCTCCAGCACAGACTGAGCGAGCAGCAGGGGACGCTGGCCAGCCAGCAGAGAGAGATGCTGGAGCAGCAGAGCAGAATGTACCAGCAGATGGATCAGGTCTGGAACCATGTCTCTAACACTCTGGTCTATCTTCGCCAGAGGGAGGATTTATTAGACATCGTGTTGCAGAGATCTCTGGCTTTGTTCCTGACAACTCCAGTGCTATTTCAACTATGAAATATATACATCATTTTAATGATTCATTATTAGTGAATGACTAAAGatataatgaatacaaataaagaaTATGCAGTTTATAATATGCCACTGGAAGGGTTAAGACATTTCAGACTTTTCAGTCAATAGATGGTatagcaagtttatttatatagcacaattcatatatCGAAGCTATTCAATgttctttacaaagaaaaagaaaatatataaaatgacaaaaacataaaaacaaatactgaaatgaaaacatcaaaacaacatcataataataaaaaatagaatgagAATAAAAACGGaggaagctgtaaggctaaacagtgtggttaagtttaaatgttcagtcataggcacgtgaaaataAGTGTTTAACCAGGattcaaaaatgtatacgtttggggcttatctaagatcttctggtagattattccagttgtgtacagcataacggctaaacgcagcttctccatgtttagtttggactcacagctgacctgtgttcatggatctaagagtcCTGCTCGGTtaatattcttcaaacatatcagaaatgtattcgggtcctaaaccattcagagatttataaactaaaagcaccactttaaaatctattctgtaactgactggaagccaatgcaaagatttaagaaccggagtgatgtgctctgttctcttggtcctggttaacattatagcagcagcattctgaatgagctgcagctgttttacaaaCTTTTTGGGGATTCCAGTTAAAAGACCATTACAGttgtcaaccctactagagataaaagcatggatgagcttctattggtctttttgggacaccaagcccttgatacTGGCTATAttttcatccaggtatttatgtgctttatacagtgacacagagagtctattgagctgttgtcatacggttcaagagccatatatatttgggTATCATCGGCAttgctgtggtagttaatgttgttttgtagaattggcccagaggtagcatatagagattgaacagaagcggtctgagaactgttccctgtggaactctggatgtcatagccaccctatcagattcatgattaccaatggtgacaaagtaactccggccatctagataagacctgaaccaatcaaggactgtcccggagagtcctgcccaattttccagcctatctataagttttctatgatctacagtatcaaatgctgcactgagatctaatagaaccagaactgttattgtatcagaatcagtattcagccgtatatcatttaacattttaatcagggccgtttcagtactgtggtgaggtcggaagcctgactaACATTTTTCTAAGAGACCGCTTAAGGTCACAAAaatgctgagttgattgaagacaaccttctcaatgatcttggctataaaagggagatttgatacaggtccaTAGTtgatcattatagatgcatccagtgttctcttttttaataggggcttaatggcagctgtttttagagacgttgggaaaatgcctgattgcagagagctattaattatttgctgtaggtccattgttatagagttaaaaattgtttaaaatagtctgatggcagtgtgtcgagacaacatgtggaagctttaagatgtcgaactgtttcttctaatACTGTTACTAGTTCTGCCTAAAATCATCTGATAAATCCTAACCCTGACAAGTCACTGCTCTGATAAAGGAGCTTGGACCGCATCAACGTTTGCACCATTAAACCTCCAGCCAAACCTTCCATCACTAAACGATCGTACAGGGACAAAAAGGTGTGTTTGGTCTGATCCCAGGTCAAGGCACAGTATGGCCTGCTCCTGGAGAGTGTCAAGCAGGTGTCCTTCCAGGGCATTCACAGCCAGCTGGAGAGCCACATGTTGAGCCAACGAGGCCAGACCAGGGTCCCCAGCCCCCAGGCCTACGCTGTACACAAGGTGGACGTGGAGGCCAGCGTGATGGAGGTGGAGCGACCCGCATGCGGCGTCTGTGGCGCGGAGGAGTACTGCCACCTCGGGACTGGCCTGCCGCGGTGTGAGAGGTGCACCGTCTGCCCGCCGGGCTTCTTCCTGGTGTCCCAGTGCTCCGTATACGCCGACAGGATATGCCAGGTGAGAAGGGATTAGCAACCATGACAACACAAaagtgtgtaaaaaaaataaatagaggtGAGGGGGCTAGAGGAAGAAGAGCAAATATGAGCCTTGCGGATCTCTGTCGTGGTTCTTCGTTGACCAGCTGAGGTTTATGCTTTGTCACATTTCATGTATTACAGGACAGGGATGAGTGCCTTGAAATATCAAACCTTTGTGGGCAACAGGAGAAATGTCTGAACACTCCAGGTGAGGAGGGTTgtttggtaaaaataaatactgcagTGATTTGTTTTTCACCGATGCAAATAAAGGtaaatattgacaaaaaaagGCGGTGAAAACATGTAATTGTTGTTCATCGGCTTGATCTCACActcaaaacaaatatgtatcaaacatttaattaaatgagTGAAAATTGttcaatgaaaagaaaatagtcaagaaacaattattttattaaaaaacatgcATGTCCCAATCATTGCCACCCCTAGACAATCTTATGAACCCAAACAATTTCCTGTATTCATCCATCAATATCGGCAAggccagagaacacacaaatgaaacatgATGTTGTTGTCAAATCAGCCAATGGCTGTCAAAATAATGCTGCATGCCTGAAAATACTAATCTCCACTGTTAGGGCTATAATATAGAGATGTAAAATTACTGAATCTGTGATGATCCTTACCTGTCTCAATAACTACGATTAGGCTCCACCTGCATGATGTCTCACCAAGTCTCAAAAACCAAGATTAGACTCCACCTCCATGATATCTCCAAGTCTCAAAAACTATGATTAGGCTACACCTCCATGATGTCTCACCAAGTCTCAAAAACTATGATTAGGCTCCACCTCCATGATTTCTCACCAAGTCTCAAAAACCAAGATTAGGCTCCACCTCCATGATATCTCCAAGTCTCAAAAACTATGATTAGGCTACACCTCCATGTCAACAAGTTATTTGGAAGGGATGCCTAAAGAAAGCCTGTGCTGTCAACAAACCATAAATGTAGGTGCCTGGAGTTTAAATGTCATTGGAACTTTGATCGGAACCAGGTTATATGGTCTCATGAGATTAAAGTGGAGCTTTATGGCAACTAACACCTCTGGTGGGTTTTGTGTAAAACGTTTTTAAAGAAGTAAAAAAGATAACGTTTACATATATTAGTCATGCTGAAAATAACCAACCTGGCAACCTTGTTTAGAGACCTGGCATCATAGACTACAACTAGTACCTGGAGAATTTATGCTAAATTGATCTGGCTCTGCCAGGAGTCTTAAAAAGGGTCATCATTAGTTCATTTAGCAGGACattgatccaaagcatacctccaAACGCTCACCCCTCAGGAAAATAGTTTACTGACCATAGGATCAAGCTCTTGCAATGGCCTTCACAGTCCTTTTaactaaatcccattgaaagcctgtgagctgaagaggagagtcccCACACGAGTACCAAGgactctgaaggatctggaggaatGTCTCAGATCTCATCCTCCAATTATATCTGATGACACATAACATGTATCTTAGCAAAGGGAGGTAGGGCAAAGTACTAAATGAAGGGGTGCCAATAACTGTGGCATTTTTCTattaaatcattatttcttAACAACAAGCAtaattttcacaaaacatttagatTCATATGGAAGGAAAAAATTAATATTCACTTAGAGTGCCAATAAATCTAGAGTGCACCTGTATGAGTAAGCAAAAGGGCACCAGGtgatgtggtatatggccaatatacaacGGCCAAGAGTTGTTATTAGGCACAACGCATTGCTTAGCTGTTGTATATTTCCAATATATCACAAATCCGAAGATGCCTTAGTGCTTATTTAAACCAGTTGCTAACATAAACCACGCAGTAAATAGTGACGTCATTCCCATGGTATACAGTCGAATATACCAAGGCTATGGGCCAATCAGCATTCGGGATCTAAACCGCCCAGTTTATAAAATGCATGATACAAAATAGAAATTCCTCATTCACACTTCTTGAATTCAATAGAGTtgaacattttctatttatGTCATGCACTGTTTCTATGCAAACCAGGCGGATTCAGATGCCAGGGCTTGTCTGAGAGAGAGGCCAGCACAGGCTTTTGTGGACACGCCTACTTCTACAACGCTGAGATGGAGGAGTGCCAGGCCTGTCAGGACTGTGAGCTGGAGCAAGTGGCCAAACCCTGCACCTTCACGAGTGACACCGTCTGCTCCGCCCCCTCCCCCACTGACAGCAGCAGGCTGTCCCTGGCCTGGGCCGGGGATGTGACCCTGCCCCCCGCCAAGGGCCACGCCCCTGGCCACGCCTTCCCCAACATGCATCTCTACATTCAGGCCCGAGGAGAGAGCGAGCTGCTCTCCACTGAGGATGGCGGCCTGGTGCTGCGACACCACGGCCTGGTCTGGGCTGACGAGAACCTGGCCCTTAACCACGGCTGCCGCAGTTTCGTCCAGGTTTGCCTGCGGCTCAATGCCAGTGACCGGGCCGAGGGGCGGGACCTAagcgggatcagggtggagcAGCGCGAGGTTAAGACGCTCCAAAGTGCATTGATCAGTGGCGTGGCAGAAGTTGCTCCGGGGAGCACACTCTCCTTGCTCCTCCGGAGTGCCAGTCACCACTGCAACCACACCAGTGACGGCCTGCACATCCACGACCCCCTGGCGCCTCCCCTCAGCCTCCTCTGGCTGTCACACGACACCGGGGCAGTTGCTATGACGGCGCAGGCAGTCTCGTCGGCACACTACCACAACAACTACCGGCCCGCCTTTAAGACCACGTCCACCTCCGACCCGTACGTGGTGGGGCTGACGCATGACGGGCGCGGAGTGCGCTTCACCGAAAGCGGCACGGTGCGCTTCGTGTTCCAGCAGGCACTCTACTCCATGGGCCAGGCGTGCGTGACCGAAGGCCTCCATCTCCTGGCCTACGTAAACCGCAACGGGAGCAGCGTGGAGCTGGCGCGTACCTTCAAGACGGGCGTCCACTACCGCGACACGTCCATCTCCCTGTCGGCCGCAACCGGTGTGGGTCCCGGTGACACCCTGGGCTTTGAGATCCTCTCCCCGGGACAGTGCAACATCCGCTACTTCGGCGACGACTCCGGGATCAGCGCTCTCAGCCTGGTGTGGGTCCCCGCCGCCATTTCCTCAGCCGTCTCCGTCTCCGTGGCGCGCACAGGCTTGCCCACCGGAGCCGTGCGCAACAAGCCCCTGTACTTTCGCCAGGTCACGCCTAACGTGCTGCAGGTGCAGGTCGGGTTTCCGGGGAAGGTCCGTGCGGAACAGGGACGCGAGTTCGTCTTCACGGAAAGCGGAACTGCCAACTTGGCACTGGACCTGAAACTGATACACTCCTGCAGCCAGGTTAAAGTCACGTTACTCCGGCGTGAAGGCGAACGGGAGGAGGGGAAACCGGTCCTTCTGGCCCAGCAGGTCGGAGGGCCGATGCCGGAAGGAAGCGAGTGGACCAGCGTGGGTCTGAGAGCTTCCTTTCAGGTTCAGAATGGAACGATGGTTTTTGTCACATTGGATTGCGTTCGTGGTCGTGTCAACCAGATCAGCCACCAGGCAGGAAGTGGAGTCTCGATACTATGGGTGGCTGCGTAGCATCAGTCTAGATCTACTCAATTAATGCTCTAGGTGGCACCATAGCATTACCGTAGTGACgacaaaataataataccaTAATACTTTGCTAACATACAGCAGTTCTTACGCATCTTTCAGTGCCCTTTGATCAATTCAGTTGGCCAACTTTAGCATGGTTTTCATTAatgtcatacattttgtataaaaGCTCAATTCCAAAACCGTAaagcaaaaaatgtaataacttaTAGTAGACCAAAAAGATGTTGGTGAGTAGCAGGTTTATGGTCTTCAATACAGATAGTCTTGTACTATAGTACTTCATAATACTCTGATTCTACAGTGACGCTAGAAATAGAATTGCTTTTCAACATTTCTTAGTATGAAACTTTGTTGAAGTAGAAATTTGGTTTGTGCATATTTTGATACTGTTATATTGTACATAATTGAGTTACTGTATTGATGCCGGTGTTTTATTTCAGATAGttgttgttacattttaaatctCTGCTGTCAACAACAAAGATTGTTCTGGGCTGGTTTTACTCTGAAGTATATTCAAAGCATATGTTTCAGGTTATTTGCCGCTTTCTGCATGCTTTATTTAATGACCATTGTCAGGACATCCTTGGCTATGTACAAAGCAGTTTGTACATTCTTGTATGGAAGTCCACTTGTGTTAGACAGTTGCAAAGAAGCTTGTCATTTTACCTTGGAAACTGTAAGTaatataagtatatatatatatatatatacacacatatatatatatatactttaaaaaaaagaatatatatataattttcacagattttttttttttaattctaataaaacactttttcatTTATGCCAGAAAAGGCACTTGGAATACAATGTTTGCtggtcatattttttttaactttcatatacagtggggagactaagtatttgatacactgccgactttgcaggttttcccaataacaaagcatgtagaagtctgtcatttgtaacataggtaatcttcaactgtgagtgacggaatctaaaacaaaaatccggaaaatcacattgtatgatttttaagtaattaatttgcattttattgcataacatcaGAAAAGccgaacttaatatttggtacagaaacctttgttagcaattacagagatcatacgtttcctgtagttcttgacacggtttgcacacactgcagcagggattttggcccactcctccatacagaccttctccagatccttcaggtttcagggctgttgctgggcaatatggactttcagctccctccaaagattttctattgggttcaggtctgagactggttaggccactccaggaccttgagatgcttcttactgagccactccttagttgccctggctttgtgtttcgggtcgttgtcatgctggaagacccagccacgacccatcttcaatgctcttactaagggaaggaggttgttggccaagatctcgcgatacatggcccatccatcctcccctcaatacggtgcagtcgtcctgtcccctttgcagaaaagcatccccaaagaattatgtttccacctccatgtttcacggttgggatggtctttttggggttgtactcatccttcttcttcctccaaacacggcgagtggagtttaaccaaaaagctctattattgtctcatcagaccacatgaccttctcccattctttctctggatcatccaggtggtcattggcaaacttcagatgggcctggacatgcattggcttgagcagggggaccttgcatgcgctgcagtattttaatccatgacggcgtagtgtgttactaatggttttctttgagactgtggtcccatctctcttcaggtcattgaccaggtcctgctgtgtagttctgggctgatccctcaccttcctcatgatcattgatgccccacgaggtgagatcttgcatggagccccagagcgagggagattgatcgtcatcttgaacttcctccattttctaataattgcgccaacagttgttgccttctcaccatgctgcttgcctattgtcttgtagcccatcccagccttgtgcaggtctacaattttatcccagtCCTCACactgctctctggtcttggccattgtggagaggttggagtctgtttgattgagtgtgtggacaggtgtcttttatacaggtaacgagttcaaacaggtgcagttaatacaggtcatgagtggagaacaggaggggttcttaaagaaaaactaacagatctgtgagagccggaattcttactggttggtaggtgatcaaaaacttatgtcatgcaataaaatgaaaattaattattaaaaaatcatacaatgtgattttctggatttttgttttagataccatctc encodes:
- the si:ch211-252f13.5 gene encoding uncharacterized protein si:ch211-252f13.5, which gives rise to MKIMTLMFLPCLMLLLGTTESVVEMCRGTHCFGSEDWTGPCTGPHCPRRTDAASPRNGPSAADRQQFAKPFYQDAQSNPQPRSPLVPYTVIQPQRDTRKANPRTVTAEVYHPACTGGNCRDSQPRPIRTEECKGIECKLPLRMRAKPKTRQCPGDGCLADGGEDAKGQRTPLVRDRAAQSLGELPDFGTERDTSHLGIQLTCDLKSGNNEVPSEEALVLHLRLAKGQEKLVEALRSQQDEIRELQHRLSEQQGTLASQQREMLEQQSRMYQQMDQVKAQYGLLLESVKQVSFQGIHSQLESHMLSQRGQTRVPSPQAYAVHKVDVEASVMEVERPACGVCGAEEYCHLGTGLPRCERCTVCPPGFFLVSQCSVYADRICQDRDECLEISNLCGQQEKCLNTPGGFRCQGLSEREASTGFCGHAYFYNAEMEECQACQDCELEQVAKPCTFTSDTVCSAPSPTDSSRLSLAWAGDVTLPPAKGHAPGHAFPNMHLYIQARGESELLSTEDGGLVLRHHGLVWADENLALNHGCRSFVQVCLRLNASDRAEGRDLSGIRVEQREVKTLQSALISGVAEVAPGSTLSLLLRSASHHCNHTSDGLHIHDPLAPPLSLLWLSHDTGAVAMTAQAVSSAHYHNNYRPAFKTTSTSDPYVVGLTHDGRGVRFTESGTVRFVFQQALYSMGQACVTEGLHLLAYVNRNGSSVELARTFKTGVHYRDTSISLSAATGVGPGDTLGFEILSPGQCNIRYFGDDSGISALSLVWVPAAISSAVSVSVARTGLPTGAVRNKPLYFRQVTPNVLQVQVGFPGKVRAEQGREFVFTESGTANLALDLKLIHSCSQVKVTLLRREGEREEGKPVLLAQQVGGPMPEGSEWTSVGLRASFQVQNGTMVFVTLDCVRGRVNQISHQAGSGVSILWVAA